The following are from one region of the Gemmatimonadota bacterium genome:
- the rpsD gene encoding 30S ribosomal protein S4: MSRYTDANCRICRREGVKLFLKGDRCFSEKCAVDRRAFPPGQHGSVGRRKPTEYGLRLREKQKTRKTYGIGEGQFRSYFVKAARTKGNTGERLLQLLETRLDNIVYRLGFAPSRKAARQLVRHRHIVVNDRIVNIPSYIVRTGETIQVKEKSRQLDCIHASLSAANQRPAVNWLDLDKTTLAGRLLEAPVRENIPTPVQEQLIIELYSK, translated from the coding sequence ATGTCTCGTTATACGGACGCCAACTGTCGTATCTGCCGACGGGAAGGCGTGAAGTTGTTCCTGAAAGGCGATCGGTGCTTTTCCGAGAAATGCGCGGTGGACCGCCGCGCTTTCCCGCCGGGCCAGCATGGTTCCGTCGGGCGCAGGAAACCCACGGAATACGGGCTTCGCCTGCGTGAAAAGCAGAAGACGCGCAAGACGTACGGAATCGGCGAAGGACAGTTCCGTTCGTACTTCGTGAAGGCGGCCCGGACCAAGGGCAATACGGGCGAACGCCTCCTGCAGCTGCTCGAAACCCGGCTGGACAATATCGTGTACCGCCTCGGTTTCGCGCCGTCGCGCAAAGCGGCCCGCCAGTTGGTCCGCCATCGCCACATCGTGGTGAACGACCGCATTGTCAATATCCCCTCGTACATCGTCCGTACGGGTGAAACCATACAGGTCAAGGAGAAGAGCCGCCAACTCGACTGCATTCACGCTTCCTTAAGCGCCGCGAACCAGCGGCCGGCGGTAAACTGGCTGGACCTGGACAAGACCACGCTGGCCGGACGGTTGCTGGAAGCCCCCGTCCGGGAGAACATACCGACACCTGTACAGGAACAGTTGATCATCGAGTTGTATTCGAAGTAG
- a CDS encoding DNA-directed RNA polymerase subunit alpha, with product MKLKNFQMPRGVLVEDDTVTDGYTRFVIEPLERGFGTTIGNSIRRVLLSSLPGAAVVGVRIDGVAHEFSTMPAVVEDVAEIILNLKELRLILHSDEPKTLMLEAEGKGDVTAEDIQTDADVEILNPDLHVASLDEGGQLRMEIHVDSGRGYVIAEQNKMPDQPIGVIPMDAMFSPVTRVNFQVENTRIGQRTDYDRLVLEIWTDASVGPQDALSTASQILRNHLQLFISIDDQFISEPEEEVDEKAEEIKRLLQMNVEELELSVRSSNCLRAADIKTLADLVQKSETEMLKYRNFGRKSLTELSQILQEMELGFGMDIEEYVEVEAENT from the coding sequence ATGAAATTAAAGAATTTCCAGATGCCGAGAGGCGTCTTAGTCGAAGACGATACAGTAACCGATGGCTACACCAGGTTCGTTATCGAGCCGCTGGAGCGGGGATTCGGGACGACGATCGGCAACTCCATCCGCAGGGTCCTGCTTTCCTCCCTGCCCGGAGCGGCCGTGGTCGGCGTCCGGATCGACGGCGTCGCCCACGAGTTCTCCACGATGCCTGCCGTGGTGGAAGACGTGGCCGAGATCATCCTGAACCTCAAGGAACTGCGGCTCATCCTGCACAGCGACGAGCCCAAGACGCTGATGCTCGAAGCGGAAGGCAAGGGCGACGTTACCGCCGAAGACATTCAGACGGACGCCGACGTGGAGATTCTCAATCCGGATCTTCATGTCGCGTCCCTGGACGAGGGCGGACAGTTGCGCATGGAGATCCATGTCGACAGCGGGCGGGGCTACGTGATCGCCGAGCAGAACAAGATGCCGGACCAGCCCATCGGCGTGATCCCCATGGACGCCATGTTCTCCCCGGTAACGCGCGTGAATTTCCAGGTGGAGAACACGCGGATCGGCCAGCGCACGGACTACGACCGGCTCGTGCTGGAAATCTGGACCGACGCCAGCGTGGGTCCCCAGGACGCCCTGTCCACCGCGTCCCAGATCCTTCGGAACCACCTCCAGCTGTTCATCTCCATAGACGACCAGTTCATCTCCGAGCCCGAAGAGGAAGTGGACGAGAAGGCCGAAGAGATCAAGAGGCTGCTGCAGATGAACGTGGAGGAACTGGAACTTTCCGTCCGCTCCAGCAATTGCCTTCGCGCGGCGGACATCAAGACGCTGGCGGACCTGGTGCAGAAGAGCGAGACCGAAATGCTGAAATACCGGAACTTCGGCCGCAAGTCGCTGACCGAGCTGAGCCAGATCCTCCAGGAGATGGAACTTGGATTCGGCATGGATATCGAAGAGTACGTCGAAGTCGAAGCGGAAAACACGTAA
- a CDS encoding 50S ribosomal protein L17: protein MRHRKQGRGLSRSPSHRKAMLSNLATSVLDTERVQTTTAKAKEVRRLVERLITFGKRRDLHARRQVLRVIRNESVVAKLFGPLADRYADRPGGYTRIVRVGHRQGDAADMSILELIDREGPAEDQADEKTEEKAEETKEETTEEEETG, encoded by the coding sequence ATGCGACATCGAAAGCAGGGGCGCGGTCTCAGCCGCTCTCCCAGCCACCGCAAGGCGATGTTGAGCAATCTGGCCACATCGGTGCTGGACACGGAACGCGTGCAGACCACCACGGCGAAGGCCAAGGAAGTGCGCCGCCTCGTGGAAAGGCTCATCACCTTCGGCAAACGCAGAGACCTGCACGCCCGGCGGCAGGTGCTCCGGGTCATCCGCAACGAATCCGTGGTCGCGAAGCTGTTCGGTCCGCTGGCCGACCGCTACGCCGACCGGCCCGGTGGATACACGCGCATCGTACGTGTCGGGCACCGGCAGGGGGACGCCGCCGACATGTCGATACTCGAGTTGATCGACCGGGAAGGACCGGCGGAGGACCAGGCCGACGAGAAGACCGAAGAGAAAGCGGAAGAAACGAAGGAAGAGACGACGGAGGAGGAAGAGACCGGCTGA